A DNA window from Kitasatospora viridis contains the following coding sequences:
- a CDS encoding carbohydrate ABC transporter permease, translated as MASPSARAQRRTAALLLAPFSVLFAAVTLAPLGYAGWMSLFTTRTSGLGFGGTRQVFTGLANYANALSDPAFRDGFVTIAVYAAVYVPVMIGGALALALLLDSALVKARSFFQLALFLPHAVPGLIAALIWVYLYTPGLSPVVDLLNSLDLHVSFLSADNAVFSAANIALWEWMGYNMVIFYAALQAVPGETLDAARIDGAGGLRTALSIKLPMIRPAVALAVLFTVIGSVQLFTEPKVIYSASSAIGSSWTPNLYVQTAAFTRNDFGLAAAASLLIALFAAVLSFLVTRISRSRSQS; from the coding sequence ATGGCAAGCCCGTCAGCCCGTGCCCAGCGGCGAACCGCCGCACTGCTCCTGGCACCCTTCTCCGTGCTCTTCGCCGCCGTCACCCTGGCCCCGCTGGGCTACGCCGGCTGGATGAGCCTGTTCACCACCCGCACCTCCGGACTCGGCTTCGGCGGCACCAGGCAGGTCTTCACCGGCCTGGCCAACTACGCGAACGCGCTGTCCGACCCGGCGTTCCGCGACGGGTTCGTCACCATCGCGGTGTACGCCGCGGTCTACGTCCCGGTGATGATCGGCGGCGCGCTCGCGCTCGCCCTGCTGCTCGACTCGGCCCTGGTCAAGGCCCGCTCGTTCTTCCAACTCGCCCTGTTCCTGCCGCACGCGGTGCCCGGCCTGATCGCGGCACTGATCTGGGTATACCTCTACACGCCGGGGCTGAGCCCGGTCGTCGACCTGCTCAACTCCCTCGACCTGCACGTCAGTTTCCTCTCGGCGGACAACGCGGTGTTCTCCGCGGCGAACATCGCCCTGTGGGAGTGGATGGGCTACAACATGGTGATCTTCTACGCCGCGCTCCAGGCCGTGCCGGGCGAGACCTTGGACGCGGCCCGCATCGACGGCGCCGGGGGTCTGCGCACCGCCCTGTCGATCAAGCTGCCGATGATCCGGCCCGCGGTCGCCCTGGCCGTGCTGTTCACCGTCATCGGATCGGTGCAGCTGTTCACCGAGCCGAAGGTCATCTACAGCGCCTCCAGCGCCATCGGCAGCAGTTGGACGCCCAATCTGTACGTCCAGACCGCCGCCTTCACCCGCAACGACTTCGGCCTGGCGGCGGCCGCCTCGCTGCTGATCGCACTGTTCGCCGCGGTGCTCTCCTTCCTCGTCACCCGTATCTCGCGCAGCAGGAGCCAGTCGTGA
- a CDS encoding carbohydrate ABC transporter permease, protein MTEPATLGRRPRSRQRASALLSRTGVTAMLGLAALYTLLPLLWLVLSATKSRQDLFATNGFAPGRHFALLDNLGHLFQVDDGIYLRWLLNTVLYAGLGALLATAFSVAAGYAFDKLAFPGKERVFGLVLLGVMVPGTALAIPLYLIAAQVGLVNTFWGVFLPGLVYPFGVYLARVFSASYVPDEVLEAARMDGAGEIRTFCRIAFPMLTPAFVTIFLFQFTQIWNSFFLPLVMLSDQRLFPVNLGLYEWYSSALSQGHPQDYLLAIVGSLVSVAPLVVLFLMLQRFWKSGLTAGAVK, encoded by the coding sequence GTGACCGAACCCGCGACGCTCGGTCGCCGCCCCCGCTCCCGGCAGCGGGCCTCCGCCCTGCTGTCCAGGACCGGCGTGACCGCGATGCTCGGCCTGGCCGCCCTCTACACGCTGCTGCCGCTGCTCTGGCTGGTGCTGTCCGCCACGAAGAGCCGTCAGGACCTGTTCGCCACCAACGGCTTCGCGCCGGGCCGGCACTTCGCGCTGCTCGACAACCTGGGCCACCTCTTCCAGGTCGACGACGGCATCTACCTGCGCTGGCTGCTCAACACCGTGCTCTACGCCGGCCTCGGCGCGCTGCTCGCCACCGCGTTCAGCGTGGCCGCCGGGTACGCCTTCGACAAGCTGGCGTTCCCCGGGAAGGAGCGGGTCTTCGGACTGGTGCTGCTGGGCGTGATGGTGCCGGGCACCGCGCTGGCGATCCCGCTGTACCTGATCGCGGCCCAGGTCGGACTGGTGAACACCTTCTGGGGCGTCTTCCTGCCCGGCCTGGTCTACCCGTTCGGCGTCTACCTGGCACGGGTGTTCAGCGCCTCCTACGTGCCCGACGAGGTGCTGGAGGCCGCCCGGATGGACGGGGCCGGCGAGATCCGGACCTTCTGCCGGATCGCCTTCCCGATGCTCACGCCCGCCTTCGTGACCATCTTCCTCTTCCAGTTCACCCAGATCTGGAACAGCTTCTTCCTCCCCCTGGTGATGCTCTCCGACCAGCGCCTCTTCCCCGTCAACCTCGGCCTGTACGAGTGGTACTCGTCCGCCCTCTCGCAGGGGCACCCGCAGGACTACCTGCTGGCGATCGTGGGATCGCTGGTGTCCGTCGCCCCGCTGGTCGTCCTCTTCCTGATGCTCCAACGGTTCTGGAAGTCCGGCCTGACCGCCGGCGCCGTCAAGTAG
- a CDS encoding hydroxyacid dehydrogenase, translating to MSMPTTPLRPRALFAMGRSHRDALFPPEAVRRLSLSCEIDPELLVEDFAQVPGLAGLDDVELLITSWGCPPLDAAVLARMPRLKAVVHAAGSVKHHVTQACWDRGLLVSTAAAANAVPVAEYTVAAVLFANKRVLEIAGHYREHHAVEDWTLRFPGFGNHRRTVGLVGASLVGRKVLELLRPFDFELLLADPLLDHATARALGARLVELDELLAGCDVVSLHAPALPETHHLLDARRLALLPDGATLVNTARGSLVDQHALTAEVSSGRIHAVLDVTEPEVLPATSPLYTLPNVLLTPHIAGSLGGELRRITISAIEEVERYCAGSEFAHPVTRAALAVSA from the coding sequence ATTTCCATGCCCACCACCCCGCTCCGCCCACGCGCCCTGTTCGCCATGGGCCGCTCGCACCGCGACGCGCTCTTCCCGCCCGAGGCGGTGCGGCGGCTGTCGCTCAGCTGCGAGATCGATCCGGAGCTCCTCGTCGAGGACTTCGCCCAGGTGCCGGGGCTAGCGGGCCTCGATGATGTCGAGTTGCTGATCACGTCCTGGGGATGTCCACCATTGGACGCCGCTGTACTGGCCCGGATGCCGCGACTCAAGGCCGTCGTGCATGCCGCCGGCAGCGTCAAGCACCATGTCACACAGGCCTGTTGGGACCGTGGCCTGCTGGTGTCCACGGCGGCGGCGGCCAACGCCGTGCCCGTCGCCGAGTACACCGTCGCCGCCGTCCTGTTCGCCAACAAGCGGGTGCTGGAGATCGCCGGGCACTACCGCGAGCACCACGCGGTCGAGGACTGGACGCTGCGGTTCCCCGGCTTCGGCAACCACCGCCGGACGGTCGGACTGGTGGGCGCCTCCCTGGTCGGGCGCAAGGTGCTGGAGCTGCTCCGGCCCTTCGACTTCGAGCTCCTGCTGGCCGATCCGCTCCTGGACCACGCCACCGCCCGCGCGCTCGGCGCCCGACTCGTCGAGCTCGACGAGCTGCTCGCCGGCTGCGACGTCGTCTCGCTGCACGCCCCCGCGCTGCCCGAGACCCACCACCTGCTGGACGCCCGCAGGCTCGCGCTGCTGCCGGACGGCGCCACCCTGGTGAACACCGCGCGCGGCTCCCTGGTCGACCAACACGCCCTCACCGCCGAGGTCTCGTCCGGACGCATCCACGCCGTCCTCGACGTGACCGAGCCCGAAGTGCTGCCCGCGACCTCGCCGTTGTACACACTGCCGAACGTGCTGCTCACCCCGCACATCGCCGGCTCGCTCGGCGGCGAACTCCGGCGGATCACCATCAGCGCCATCGAGGAGGTCGAACGGTACTGCGCGGGCTCGGAGTTCGCCCATCCCGTGACCCGC